Genomic segment of Glutamicibacter sp. JL.03c:
TGAGCTGGCACATACGGAAAGTGATGTCGTTCATCCTGTCAGCAATGCAAAAGCCAAACAAGACCTGAACAAAAGATTCCCCAGATATTTAACGAATCAGAAACGAGAAACTTACAAAAATACCCCTTTCGCAACTGAATCAGTGGCTGTAGGGTCGGTTCAAAGCCCACAGACCTAGGAGGTCGATATGACGTTACCCTCGCACTCAGCACAGGCCATCGACGAAATTTCCAAGGAGATCATCGAGCAGCTGCAGGAAGACGGGCGCCGTTCCTATGCCGCCATCGGCAAAGCAGTCGGACTGAGTGAAGCAGCCGTACGCCAACGCGTGCAGAAGCTGGTCGAGAGTCGCGTTATGCAAATCGTCGCAGTCACCAACCCGTTGGAGCTGGGGTTCACCCGCCAGGCCATGATCAGCGTCGTCGCGAACGACGACATCAGCGGCACCGCCGATCGCATCGCCGAACTGCCCGAAGTGGACTACTGCCTGGTCACCACCGGAACCGCCGACATCCTCGCCGAGGTCATCTGCTCAAGCGATGAAGACCTGCTGCGCGTGATCGGGGCGATCCGCGGGATCGACGGAGTGCTCAGCACCAATACCTTCACCTACCTTTCACTGAAAAAACAGGAATACAACTGGGGAACACGATGAACACACCACGTGGTACCGATCGCCAGCAGGCCGCTCGCGATCACCTTTGGATGCACATGGCCCGGCACTCCGGGATCTCCCAAGGCGCGCAGGTTCCGATCATTGCGCGCGGCGACGGGCACAAGATCTATGACGACGCCGGCCGCGAATACTTCGACGGGCTCGCCGGCCTGTTTGTGGTCAACGCTGGGCACGGGCGCGCCGAACTAGCTGAGGCCATGGCGAAGCAGGCCGAGAAGCTGGCTTTCATGCCGCTCTGGTCCTACGCTCACGAACCCGCCATCGACCTGGCCGAACGCCTGGCCAGCTACGCGCCGGGCGATTTGAACCGCGTCTTCTTCACCACCGGTGGCGGCGAAGCGGTGGAGTCGGCCTTCAAGCTGGCCAAGCAGCACTTCAAGATGAAGGGCAAGCCGGGCAAGACCAAGGTCATCTCGCGCGCTCTGGCCTACCACGGCACCCCGCAGGGAGCCCTGGCCATCACCTCGCTGCCTGACATGAAGACCCCGTTCGAGCCGCTGGTGCCAGGCACCTTCCGCGTGCCGAACACCAACTTCTACCGGGCACCTGAAATGTTCGCGGAGAACGAGAAGGACTTCGGCCTCTGGGCTGCGGAGCGCATCCGCGAAGCCATCGAATTCGAAGGCCCCGATACCGTGGCCGCGGTCTTCCTGGAACCGGTGCAGAACTCCGGCGGCTGCTTCCCGCCTCCCCCGGGCTACTTCGATCGGGTGCGGGAAATCTGCGACGAATACGACGTGCTGCTGGTCTCCGACGAGACCATCTGCGCCTTCGGGCGCATCGGCTCGATGTTCGCCTGCAATGACTTCGGCTACGTGCCCGACATCATCACCTCCGCCAAGGCGCTGACCAGCGGCTATGTCCCGCTGGGCGTGATGGTCGTCTCCGACAAGCTGTTCGAGCCCTTCACCAAGGGGGATAACACCTTCTACCACGGCTACACTTTCGGCGGCCACCCGGTCGCTGCCGCGGTGGCGATGGCCAACCTCGATATCTTCGAACGCGAGGGCCTGAACGATCACGTGAAGAACAACGCCGATGCCTTCAAGGCGACGCTGGGCAAGCTGACCGACCTGGACATCGTTGGCGATGTGCGCGGGGCTGGCTACTTCTACGGGATCGAACTGGTCAAGGACAAGAGCACCAAACAGACCTTCAACGACGAGGAGTCCGAGCGGCTGCTGCGCGGCTACCTCTCCCCTGCCCTATGGGAGGCCGGGCTGTATTGCCGTGCGGACGATCGCGGAGACCCGGTCATCCAGCTGGCGCCGCCGATCACCATCGGGCAACCGGAGTTCGATCAGATCGAGTCGATCCTGCGCACGGTGCTGAAAGAGGCAGCCAGCAAGATCTAGTGCTTATGGCCCGCGGGTGCAACCTGCGGGCCATAAATCTGCAAGTCAGCGTCATATGAAGCACCCTATCTTCACGTTTTTTCGCTCAATTGGTGCTTTGTGTCATAGGCCACTACTCTGTGGTCTAGGGCGATGTAGATCGCCTTGGGAAGATGGCAGGAAGCTCATGACTTTGGAACCGACCAGAATCAGGCTCGCGCGGGAACGCGCGGCTTTGAGCCGGTCTGCCCTGGCCGCGTCCTTGGGCATCTGCGAGCGGGAACTGGCCCGGGCGCCGGAGCGGCTGGGCAATGACCTGGCTGACGCGCTCGGATGCACCCCGCGTTATTTCCACCTGCCTGCTGCCAATGGCATCGATACCGAACGCATTTTCTTCCGCAGTCCCCGGCGAACCAGCACCGCGCAGAAGCGGGCCGCTGCCGCTGTCGGCCGCACCGGCGTGGAGCTTTACCGCCTGATCACGCAGAACTTCGCCTTGCCAGCCACCGAGGTGCCGGATCTGTCCGGATTTTCGCCGGTTGATGCGGCCGGGCAATTGCGCCTGGATTGGGGCCTGGGCTGCGGGGTGCTGCCCGATGTGCTGCACCTGCTCGAATCCCGCGGGGTGCGGGTGCTGAGCCTGCCGCCTGAACTCGATGCGGTGAAGACCTTCAGCTTCTGGGAGGATTCCCAGGCCTACATCTTCCTGGCCTCCGGGTCCGCGAAGGCCCGCCGTTTTGCCCTCGCCCACGAATTGGGGCACTTGCTGCTGCATTCATCGCTGGGAGCAGGCAGCGAACAGGTAGCGGCCGCGGAACTGGAAGCCGATCACTTTGCCGCCCAGCTCCTGCTGCCGGCATTATCCTTGCAGATGCGGATTTCCAATTCCCTGCAGATCCCGCAGCTGCTCACGCTCGAAGAACATTTCGGGGTGCCAGCCACGGTGATCCTGGCTCATAGCCGGGCCAGCGGCTTGCTGGGCGAAAAGGCCTACTGCTGGCTCTCACAGGAGATCGCGTTCGAAGCGCCGGCACCGGTAGAGCCGGTCACCTCCCGGGTCTTCTCGCTGGTCTTCCCTTCGCTGCAGCTGGAGCATCGGGCCAGCACCTCGGTGATCGCCCGCGAGCTGGGACTGCGCGAGGAGCACATCCATGAGCTGACGTTTGGGCAGGCCTTCGTCGTGCTGGGCGGCCAGAACCAGCAGGAGCCCGGCGAAATCCATCGCGGGCACCTGCGCGCGTTGTAGCCAGCGCCCTTCAGGGCTCGACGATGTCAACGTCGAGCTGCCCTGCGCGCCATTGCGCGGTCATCCGCTGTGCCAGGTCCTCGGCGGCCAAAGCCTCTTCCGGCGTCATGAAATAGGTGTTGATCCGCAATTGCTGGTCGGGGTCCAGATCCGGCGGGAGCAAGACCATGGGCCGGCAGCCCGGGATTTTCACCGCGTGGAAGAGCCCGCAGTGGCGTTCTACGTGATGGACCGGGCAACACAGGGATGCCGAATGGATGTCGGTGCATCCGCCCTTCTCCCACGCGTCAAGATGGTCCAGTTCGCAGCGTTCGACGGGCATGGCGCAGCCCGGGTAGGCGCACCCGCGGTAGGCGGCGCGGATCGTCCGGCCCTGCGCCTTGGTGAACAGGCGCTGGGTTCGGCCCAAGTCAAGTGGCAGGGATCGGCCGTTGAGGATGACCGGGTAGATTCCGGCGTTGCACATGGCGGCGCGCAGTTCGCCCGGCGAGAAGCCGAGGCCCGAGGAGCTGACGGCATAGCGCGGCGCGCCACTGAGCATTTTCTCGTAGTCCAGAATGATGCTGACTTGAGCGGTGGCCAGGCCGGCGCGGTTGGACTCCGCTGCGTTGTTCGCTCGGTGGTCTTTGAGCAGTAGTGCCATGAGGCCGATCAGCCGGCGCCGTTCGGGTTTCAGGTCTTCCCATGCGGGGGCTGGTTCGCCGGCAGCACCTGCGGTTCCGGCGGCATCCGGTTCGGCACCGGCCTCGGGGTCGGGTTGTGCGTCGGCGTCAGGTTCGGCGCCGAGGTCGGGATCCGGGCCGGGCGGGTCGGTATTGCCCTCGCGAGCCCAGTCGGGCTTGGTGGCTTCATCGTCCCAGCCCTCGCCCGGATCGCCGGTGAATTCACCCTCAGCTTCCTGCAGCCCCTGGCGGTCCCCGGCCTGGGTGGCCGGGTTGCCGGTGCTGGCGAAATGGGCCTCGATCGCCGCGGCTTGGGAAGGCAGAACGCGCAGGATGTATTCGATCAGCCCGCGGCGGGTGCCCCGGCGGAACAGGCCGACCTCGTCCAGCAGCGCTTTGAGCGGACGCTTGCCGGCCTTGACCTGGGCGACCATGGTGGCGATGTGCTTGCGCGCGGATTTCGGTTCGCTGTGCATCAGCTGGCGGGCGTCGGACTGCAGGCGCTGCTTTTGTTCGGCGCCGGCCGCACCCGCCGGCAGGTCCTTGCGGGTGGAGTGCAGCTTCAGCGCGGTGGCGGCCAACAGACGCGGATCGAGGGCGGGATCGGCGAAGTCCTCGGCCAGATCCTCGAGCCAGGGTTCGGTGGGCGCCCCGGACTCATCCACCCCGCCGATCAGGCAGTCGGCCTGGATGAGCCGGTCGTGGGCGGTGCTGCGCGGAATATCCAGCCAGTCCTGCATGAAGGAGCGGGCCGAGCGGAAGGCGGTGCGCCCTGCGGTGGTGCGGCCTTCAGCGGCGGCGAAGTGGTCCATGGTGGGATCGGCGCCGGCCTGGGCGGCGGCGTGCAAGGAGGGCTGGTCGAGCTTGTGGGCACCGGTGCGGCGCAGCGCATGGGCGGCCTCGATCTGCGCGCGGGATTGCCCGGCACCCAGCGTTTCGAGCAGCAGGCCGAAGCATGCGGCATGGCCGGCGGAGAGTCCCGGGTCGCTGAGCGCAGCGGTAGCCGCGGCGAGAAGTTCGCTCGCGGCGGCCAGATTGGCCAGGGCTTGGGCGGTTGCTGTGCTCATGGACCCAGCGTGCACTCTGGTGCGCAGGGTGGACCGGTGCCGGGATCGAACTGTGGATAGGCCGGCGCAGGCCTATCCGTGCATGCGGTACCAGAGCAGCGCCACTTGCAAGCTGGCGCGGGATTCAGCGGAGTCCAGCACCACGCCGAGCTTGGCTTCGAGCTTGGCCAGCCGGGCGTACAGGGTGGGGCGCGAGAGGTAGCCGGCCTTGGCCAGCGCGGACTTGTTGCCGCTGTGCGCGAGGTAGAGCTCGAGCAGGTCGAGTGCGGGTTCATCGATGGGGTTCAGCAGCGAGGCGAGCTCCGCGTGGGCGAAGGCGCGCATCCGGGCGTCGCTGCCCATGGCCGAGAGCACCCCGCGCAGGCGCAGGTCGGCGAAGCGGTAATAGGGCCGGGCGCGGGTGGGCAGATTCGGGACGATTTCCGCGACCTGCGCGGCCTGTTCCAGCCCGGTGATGGCGGCACCCAAGGGCCCTTCGGGGCCCACGCCGATGGCGACCGGCGCGGTGAGCTGTTCGGCCAGGCGCCGGGTGAAGCCCTGCAGGGTGGAGTCCACCAGTTCGCGGGCCCGCACCGGCAGCAGCAGCGAGAGGTAGCCGGGTTTGAGCAGGCCGGCGAGGATGCCCAGGTGCAGCGAGTCGGCGAGCTGATCGAGCTCCTCCAGCAGCGCGCGGTCCGCCAGCTGGGTTTCGGTGGCGCTGGCGGCCGCGGAGGTGGAGATGACCACCGGGGCATAGTAGGCGGCCGGGGCCAAGCCCAGGGCCTGGGTGCGGATGGCGAGCTCCTTGTCGCTGTAGCTGTGTCCGGCGGCCAGTTCGTGCAGGGTGGCGGTGCGGGTCTGGTAGAGCAGTTCGCGTTCGTCGCGCCCGGAGAGCCGGGCGATGGTCAGTGCCTGGCCGGCGCGTTCGAGGATCAGCGCGGCCCGGTCATCGTCGGCCAGCTCGGCCGGGACGATCAGCCGTCCCCAGCGCCGGCGGGCGGCGCCCACCGGGGTCTGCAGCCAGTTCTCCGTCCCGGTGGCACGCCCCGTGTGCTCCAGGTAGCCGACAAATTTGGAGCGGTTGATCCAGTTTTCCAGGTGCGCATCGGCGTGGGCGAGCACGCGGTGGCGGACATCTTCGAGCACCACCGGGGCGGACAATAAGCCGGCGGTGCGCGAGACGATCTGGGCTTCGTCGGCTTCGGTCAGCGAAAGCTCGGTGTAGATTTCGTGCACGGAGCGCGAGAATTGCACCGCTTCGAGCTGCTGGGCCACCAGCAGCTGGTGGATGACCTCGGTGATCGCCACAAAGCGGGTGCGCCGGCGCAGCACGATCACCGGCAGGCCCAGATCTTCGACGCCAAGCACGCTTCCGCTGGTGTCCTCGATGATCACCCCGGAGGCGCCGGCGGCGCGCAATGCGGTGATGAACCCCGGGACATCGTGCACATTGCGCAGGGTGGTGAGCACCAGTTCGCGGCCCAGCAGCAGTTCGGTGTTCTCGCTGGATTCGGTCACGTGCACCCAGCGCAGTTCGGCTTCCAGCCCTTCGGCGCAGAGCACCTGCGGGTCGCCGGCCTGCACCACGGGCAGCTGGAGGACCTCGTTCACCGTCAGCATTTTTACACTCCGTCATCGATCGTCCTTAAATCATGACATAGTGCTGGTGTTCCAGGTCACCGCTATGGCCCATGATGAATACAAGCCCGATGAAAGACCGTGAAAGGAACACCCGCGATGAGCACCACGCTGACCGACACCCTGCAGCACTGGATTAACAACGCCGCCTACGGCGCTGATGAGCGCACCGGCAAGATCTACAACCCCGCCACCGGCGAGGTCACCCGCACCGTGCAGCTGGCCTCCAAGGCCACCACCGAACTGGCCATCGCCGCCGCGGCCGAGGCCTTCCCGAAGTGGCGCGACACCTCGCTGGCCCGCCGCACCGCCATCATGTTCAACTTCCGCCAGCTGCTGGCCGAACGCAAGGGCGAATTGGCCGCGATCATCACCGCCGAGCACGGCAAGGTGCTCGACGACGCGCTGGGCGAGGTCGCCCGCGGCCTGGAAGTCGTCGAACTGGCTTGCAACGCGCCCTACCTGCTCAAGGGCGAATACTCGCAGAACGCCTCCACCGGCGTGGACGTGCAGTCCCTGCGCCAGCCGGTCGGCGTGAGCGCGATCATCTCCCCCTTCAACTTCCCGGCCATGGTCCCGCTGTGGTTCTTCCCGGTGGCCATCGCCGCCGGCAACGCGGTGGTGCTCAAGCCATCGGAGAAGGACCCGACCGCAGCGATCTGGCTCGCCCAGCTCTTCGCCGAGGCCGGCCTGCCCGACGGCGTGCTGAACGTGGTGCACGGCGACAAGGAATCGGTGGACACCCTGCTCACCGATCCGCGCGTCAGCTCGGTCTCCTTCGTCGGCTCCACCCCGATCGCCCAGTACGTGTACTCGACCGGCACCGCGCACGGCAAGCGCGTCCAGGCCTTCGGCGGAGCCAAGAACCACATGCTGGTGCTCCCCGATGCCGATCTGGATCTGGCCGCCGACATGGCCGTGAACGCCGGCTTCGGTGCGGCCGGCGAGCGCTGCATGGCGATCTCCGTGGTCGTGGCGCTGGAGTCGATCGCCGATGAATTGGTGGCCAAGATCGCCGAGCGCGCCCAATCGCTGCGCGTGGGCGACGGCACCCGCGGCTGCGATATGGGCCCGCTGATCACCGGCGAGCACAAGGCCAAGGTGGCCGGCTACATCGAGGCCGGCGTTGCCGCCGGAGCCGAGCTGGTCATCGATGGCCGCGCCGGCACCGTGGATGCCGAGGGCGAAGGCTTCTTCCTGCACCCGACCATGTTCGATCGTGTCGGCACCGACATGAGCATCTACACCGATGAGATCTTCGGCCCGGTCCTCTCGGTGGTCCGCGTCGAGTCCTTCAACGAGGGCATCGACCTGATCAACTCCTCGCCCTACGGCAATGGCACCGCGATCTTCACCAACGACGGTGGCGCCGCCCGCCGCTTCGAGGACGAGATCCAGGTGGGCATGGTCGGCGTGAACGTGCCGATCCCGGTGCCGGTGGGCTACCACTCCTTCGGCGGCTGGAAAGCCTCGCTGTTCGGGGACCAGCACGCCTACGGCCCGGAGGGCTTCAAGTTCTTCACCCGCAACAAGGTGGTCACCAAGCGCTGGCTGGATCCAAGCCACGGCGGCATCAACCTCGGCTTCCCGCAGAACGACTAGGAGCATCATGAGCGAGCAAATGACCGAAGAAATCACCGGCGAGCAGATCGCCGCCGGCAAGCGCGCCTATGAACTGGATCGGGAGCATGTGTTCCATTCCTGGCAGGCGCAGGGCCCCTTTGCCCCGATGACCATCCTGAAGACCGAGGGCTCCTATGTGTGGGATGGCGAGGGCAATAGGCTGATCGACCTCTCCAGCCAGCTGGTGAACACCAATATCGGGCACCAGCATCCCAAGGTCATCGCCGCCATCCAGGAGCAGGCGGGCAAGCTGGCGACCATCGCGCCGCAGCATGTGAATGACGCGCGGTCCGAGGCGGCCCGGCTGATCGCCGAGCACACCCCCGGCGAGCTAGACAAGATCTTCTTCACCAATGGCGGAGCGGATGCGGTGGAGCATGCGGTGCGCATGGCCCGCCTGCACACCGGCAAGCACAAGGTGCTGTCGGCCTACCGCTCCTACCACGGCGGCACCCACCTGGCGGTGAATATCACCGGGGACCCGAGGCGTTTCGCCTCGGATCATGCCAGCGACGGCATCGTGCACTTCTTCCCTGCCTACCCGTACCGTTCCTACTTCAACTCCAGCACGCTGGAGGAGGAGACGCAGCGGGCGCTGAAGCACCTGGAGGATACGATCCTGCTCGAAGGCCCGGGCACCATCGCCGCGATCATCCTGGAATCCATTCCGGGCACTGCCGGTATCTACCTGCCGCCTCCCGGATACCTCCAGGGGGTGCGCGAGCTGACCAGAAAGCATGGCATCGTGTACATCGCCGATGAGGTCATGGCCGGATTCGGGCGCAGCGGCGAATGGTTCGCGGTGAACCACTTTGACGTGGTCCCGGATCTGCTCACCTTCGCCAAGGGCGTGAACTCCGGTTACGTACCACTGGGCGGAGTGGCCATCAGCCCGGAGATCTTCGAGACCTTCCGCGAGAACGTCTACCCTGGCGGGCTCACCTACTCGGGCCACCCGCTGGCCTGCGCCGCCGCGGCGGCTACCATCACCGCGATGGAGGACGAGGGGATGGTGGAGAACGCCAAGCGGCTGGGTGAAGAAATCATCGGCCCGCGCCTGGCGCAGTTCGCCACCGATCACCCATCGGTGGGCGAGGTGCGCGGCACCGGGGTGTTCTGGGCAATCGAGCTGGTGAAGAACCGTGAAACCCGTGAACCGCTGGCCGCCTACGGTGGCAGCAGCCCGGAAATGAACCAGGTGATCGGTGCGGCGAAGAAGGCTGGCCTGCTGCCGTTTGCCAACTTCAACCGGCTGCACGTGGTTCCGGCGATGAATATCGAGGACGAGGTGCTCATCGAAGCACTGGATCGGCTGGAGCAAGCGCTGATCGTGGCCGATAGCTTCGTCGAGTAGCAACCATGCTGGCAGGATGGCGCAAGCCATCCTGCCAGTTCTCTTTTTGCGGGAGGACAATGATGACTTCACCAACCAGCGAACAGCTGCTGGCCACCCATCCACGGGCTTCGACAGCTCCGGATGATCGGGCCCGGGCCAGCGTGGATCGCTCGGGGTTCATCCCGCAAAGCTTTGCCGACGGGGTGATTTTCGCCCAGGACATCGATGACGTCGTGTTGGCCATGAAGCTGGCTTCCGAGCATGGAGTAAAGATCGTTCCGCGCGGGGCCGGCACCGGGTTGGCCGCGGGTTCCTGCGCGCAGGCTGGCGAGGTGGTGCTGGATCTGTCGGCGATGAACCGGATCCTTTCGCTGGACCCGGTGCAAGGCATCGCAGTGGTCCAGCCCGGAGTCATCAATGCGGCCGTCAACCAGGCGGCCCAGGAGCACGGGCTGTTCTACGCGCCGGATCCGGCCAGCACCGCCATC
This window contains:
- a CDS encoding Lrp/AsnC family transcriptional regulator, translated to MTLPSHSAQAIDEISKEIIEQLQEDGRRSYAAIGKAVGLSEAAVRQRVQKLVESRVMQIVAVTNPLELGFTRQAMISVVANDDISGTADRIAELPEVDYCLVTTGTADILAEVICSSDEDLLRVIGAIRGIDGVLSTNTFTYLSLKKQEYNWGTR
- a CDS encoding aspartate aminotransferase family protein → MNTPRGTDRQQAARDHLWMHMARHSGISQGAQVPIIARGDGHKIYDDAGREYFDGLAGLFVVNAGHGRAELAEAMAKQAEKLAFMPLWSYAHEPAIDLAERLASYAPGDLNRVFFTTGGGEAVESAFKLAKQHFKMKGKPGKTKVISRALAYHGTPQGALAITSLPDMKTPFEPLVPGTFRVPNTNFYRAPEMFAENEKDFGLWAAERIREAIEFEGPDTVAAVFLEPVQNSGGCFPPPPGYFDRVREICDEYDVLLVSDETICAFGRIGSMFACNDFGYVPDIITSAKALTSGYVPLGVMVVSDKLFEPFTKGDNTFYHGYTFGGHPVAAAVAMANLDIFEREGLNDHVKNNADAFKATLGKLTDLDIVGDVRGAGYFYGIELVKDKSTKQTFNDEESERLLRGYLSPALWEAGLYCRADDRGDPVIQLAPPITIGQPEFDQIESILRTVLKEAASKI
- a CDS encoding ImmA/IrrE family metallo-endopeptidase, yielding MTLEPTRIRLARERAALSRSALAASLGICERELARAPERLGNDLADALGCTPRYFHLPAANGIDTERIFFRSPRRTSTAQKRAAAAVGRTGVELYRLITQNFALPATEVPDLSGFSPVDAAGQLRLDWGLGCGVLPDVLHLLESRGVRVLSLPPELDAVKTFSFWEDSQAYIFLASGSAKARRFALAHELGHLLLHSSLGAGSEQVAAAELEADHFAAQLLLPALSLQMRISNSLQIPQLLTLEEHFGVPATVILAHSRASGLLGEKAYCWLSQEIAFEAPAPVEPVTSRVFSLVFPSLQLEHRASTSVIARELGLREEHIHELTFGQAFVVLGGQNQQEPGEIHRGHLRAL
- a CDS encoding HNH endonuclease signature motif containing protein, which translates into the protein MSTATAQALANLAAASELLAAATAALSDPGLSAGHAACFGLLLETLGAGQSRAQIEAAHALRRTGAHKLDQPSLHAAAQAGADPTMDHFAAAEGRTTAGRTAFRSARSFMQDWLDIPRSTAHDRLIQADCLIGGVDESGAPTEPWLEDLAEDFADPALDPRLLAATALKLHSTRKDLPAGAAGAEQKQRLQSDARQLMHSEPKSARKHIATMVAQVKAGKRPLKALLDEVGLFRRGTRRGLIEYILRVLPSQAAAIEAHFASTGNPATQAGDRQGLQEAEGEFTGDPGEGWDDEATKPDWAREGNTDPPGPDPDLGAEPDADAQPDPEAGAEPDAAGTAGAAGEPAPAWEDLKPERRRLIGLMALLLKDHRANNAAESNRAGLATAQVSIILDYEKMLSGAPRYAVSSSGLGFSPGELRAAMCNAGIYPVILNGRSLPLDLGRTQRLFTKAQGRTIRAAYRGCAYPGCAMPVERCELDHLDAWEKGGCTDIHSASLCCPVHHVERHCGLFHAVKIPGCRPMVLLPPDLDPDQQLRINTYFMTPEEALAAEDLAQRMTAQWRAGQLDVDIVEP
- a CDS encoding PucR family transcriptional regulator, with translation MNEVLQLPVVQAGDPQVLCAEGLEAELRWVHVTESSENTELLLGRELVLTTLRNVHDVPGFITALRAAGASGVIIEDTSGSVLGVEDLGLPVIVLRRRTRFVAITEVIHQLLVAQQLEAVQFSRSVHEIYTELSLTEADEAQIVSRTAGLLSAPVVLEDVRHRVLAHADAHLENWINRSKFVGYLEHTGRATGTENWLQTPVGAARRRWGRLIVPAELADDDRAALILERAGQALTIARLSGRDERELLYQTRTATLHELAAGHSYSDKELAIRTQALGLAPAAYYAPVVISTSAAASATETQLADRALLEELDQLADSLHLGILAGLLKPGYLSLLLPVRARELVDSTLQGFTRRLAEQLTAPVAIGVGPEGPLGAAITGLEQAAQVAEIVPNLPTRARPYYRFADLRLRGVLSAMGSDARMRAFAHAELASLLNPIDEPALDLLELYLAHSGNKSALAKAGYLSRPTLYARLAKLEAKLGVVLDSAESRASLQVALLWYRMHG
- a CDS encoding CoA-acylating methylmalonate-semialdehyde dehydrogenase, which produces MSTTLTDTLQHWINNAAYGADERTGKIYNPATGEVTRTVQLASKATTELAIAAAAEAFPKWRDTSLARRTAIMFNFRQLLAERKGELAAIITAEHGKVLDDALGEVARGLEVVELACNAPYLLKGEYSQNASTGVDVQSLRQPVGVSAIISPFNFPAMVPLWFFPVAIAAGNAVVLKPSEKDPTAAIWLAQLFAEAGLPDGVLNVVHGDKESVDTLLTDPRVSSVSFVGSTPIAQYVYSTGTAHGKRVQAFGGAKNHMLVLPDADLDLAADMAVNAGFGAAGERCMAISVVVALESIADELVAKIAERAQSLRVGDGTRGCDMGPLITGEHKAKVAGYIEAGVAAGAELVIDGRAGTVDAEGEGFFLHPTMFDRVGTDMSIYTDEIFGPVLSVVRVESFNEGIDLINSSPYGNGTAIFTNDGGAARRFEDEIQVGMVGVNVPIPVPVGYHSFGGWKASLFGDQHAYGPEGFKFFTRNKVVTKRWLDPSHGGINLGFPQND
- a CDS encoding aspartate aminotransferase family protein, which codes for MSEQMTEEITGEQIAAGKRAYELDREHVFHSWQAQGPFAPMTILKTEGSYVWDGEGNRLIDLSSQLVNTNIGHQHPKVIAAIQEQAGKLATIAPQHVNDARSEAARLIAEHTPGELDKIFFTNGGADAVEHAVRMARLHTGKHKVLSAYRSYHGGTHLAVNITGDPRRFASDHASDGIVHFFPAYPYRSYFNSSTLEEETQRALKHLEDTILLEGPGTIAAIILESIPGTAGIYLPPPGYLQGVRELTRKHGIVYIADEVMAGFGRSGEWFAVNHFDVVPDLLTFAKGVNSGYVPLGGVAISPEIFETFRENVYPGGLTYSGHPLACAAAAATITAMEDEGMVENAKRLGEEIIGPRLAQFATDHPSVGEVRGTGVFWAIELVKNRETREPLAAYGGSSPEMNQVIGAAKKAGLLPFANFNRLHVVPAMNIEDEVLIEALDRLEQALIVADSFVE